A part of Paenibacillus donghaensis genomic DNA contains:
- a CDS encoding energy-coupling factor ABC transporter permease gives MRKCRLGSFAAIVAGFTVYFLLNEPGTANAMHIMEGFLPAGWALFWWLAFIPFFALGLVKLTRMTKENPELKLLLGLAGAFTFVLSALKLPSVTGSSSHPTGTGLGAVMLGPLSMSVLGSVVLLFQALLLAHGGLTTLGANAFSMAVAGPFAGYAAYKLVMKLTSRERVAVFTAAAMADLVTYVVTSVQLAIAFPAADGGVWTSFAKFGSIFAVTQIPLAISEGLLTVLLWNWLKSYSPGELSLLKRQTKGGSF, from the coding sequence ATGAGAAAATGCAGGCTTGGCAGTTTTGCGGCTATTGTGGCCGGATTTACCGTTTATTTTCTGCTGAATGAGCCGGGAACGGCGAATGCGATGCACATTATGGAGGGGTTTTTGCCGGCAGGCTGGGCTTTGTTCTGGTGGCTGGCCTTTATACCGTTCTTCGCGCTCGGTCTGGTTAAGCTTACTCGAATGACCAAAGAGAACCCTGAGCTGAAGCTGCTGCTGGGTTTGGCGGGAGCCTTTACCTTTGTGCTGTCGGCGCTGAAGCTGCCTTCGGTCACCGGCAGCAGCTCCCATCCTACGGGTACCGGCCTTGGAGCCGTAATGCTGGGGCCACTGTCGATGAGTGTACTCGGCTCGGTTGTACTGCTGTTTCAGGCGCTGCTGCTGGCACATGGGGGCCTTACTACGCTGGGAGCCAATGCCTTCTCGATGGCAGTGGCGGGTCCGTTTGCCGGATATGCTGCCTACAAGCTGGTGATGAAGCTGACAAGCCGCGAGAGAGTGGCTGTATTTACCGCGGCTGCCATGGCTGATCTGGTGACCTATGTGGTGACCTCCGTGCAGCTTGCGATTGCTTTTCCGGCAGCTGACGGCGGAGTTTGGACTTCTTTTGCTAAATTCGGCAGTATCTTTGCAGTCACGCAGATCCCGCTGGCCATCAGCGAGGGTCTGCTCACAGTGCTGCTGTGGAACTGGCTGAAGTCATACAGTCCGGGCGAGTTGTCGCTGCTCAAACGGCAAACCAAAGGAGGAAGCTTCTGA
- a CDS encoding energy-coupling factor ABC transporter substrate-binding protein, protein MSAKWRNGLMLLAVVLLVVLPLLFVQGEFGGADDAAEGAISELAPSYEPWFKPLTELPGETESMLFALQAAIGAGIIGYTVGLLRGRQDKQKLHDQKN, encoded by the coding sequence ATGAGTGCCAAATGGAGAAATGGGTTGATGCTGCTGGCCGTTGTTCTGCTGGTGGTGCTGCCCCTGCTGTTTGTTCAAGGGGAATTCGGCGGAGCCGATGATGCCGCAGAAGGGGCGATCAGCGAGCTGGCTCCGTCGTATGAACCCTGGTTTAAGCCGCTCACGGAGCTGCCCGGGGAAACCGAAAGTATGCTGTTCGCCTTACAGGCAGCTATTGGTGCCGGAATTATCGGATACACGGTGGGCCTTCTGAGAGGAAGACAAGACAAGCAGAAGCTGCATGATCAGAAGAATTGA
- the cbiQ gene encoding cobalt ECF transporter T component CbiQ: MIRRIDAISYANGFRQLSPLWKSLFAAVMFILSYLLHPFLQLTICLWIAVWCLLYARIPVRAYVMLLGMALLFYVLSLPALLLEIGHPAAGQAWITFPLPLTSLTVYITAGGVLRGGLLLARLAACLSCLLFVIFTTPFTELLLVLRRLRVPQLVLELMLIMYRFLFLLSDSAHGMLLARRLRGGSRGFRATIREAGSMGGALLGQTMRRYRGLSQGLAARGFTGEIPLPPYSGGPVPLRYRVEGCSGIAVLLLAQLWMSW, translated from the coding sequence ATGATCAGAAGAATTGATGCCATCTCTTATGCGAATGGCTTCCGGCAGCTGTCTCCTCTATGGAAAAGCTTGTTCGCGGCAGTCATGTTTATCCTGTCCTATCTGCTGCATCCGTTTCTGCAGCTGACGATCTGCCTATGGATTGCGGTCTGGTGTCTGCTGTACGCCAGAATTCCTGTACGTGCTTATGTCATGCTGCTGGGCATGGCCCTGCTGTTCTATGTGCTCAGTCTGCCTGCCTTGCTGCTCGAAATCGGCCACCCGGCAGCAGGACAGGCATGGATAACCTTCCCGCTTCCCTTGACCTCGCTGACGGTTTACATTACCGCCGGAGGGGTGCTGCGGGGAGGGCTGTTGCTGGCGCGGCTGGCTGCTTGCCTGAGCTGTCTGTTGTTCGTAATCTTCACAACACCCTTTACGGAGCTGCTGCTGGTGCTTCGCCGACTGCGTGTGCCGCAGCTGGTGCTGGAACTTATGCTGATTATGTACCGTTTTCTGTTTCTGCTGAGTGATTCTGCGCACGGCATGCTGCTGGCCCGCCGGCTGCGCGGCGGCTCCAGAGGATTCCGGGCCACTATCCGCGAAGCGGGCAGTATGGGCGGAGCTCTGCTGGGCCAGACCATGCGGCGCTACCGCGGACTCTCGCAGGGGCTTGCGGCCAGAGGGTTCACCGGCGAAATCCCGCTGCCGCCTTACAGTGGCGGTCCGGTCCCGCTTAGATACCGGGTGGAGGGCTGCTCCGGGATCGCTGTATTACTGCTGGCACAGCTGTGGATGAGCTGGTGA
- a CDS encoding energy-coupling factor ABC transporter ATP-binding protein — protein MEQAADYMVFEQLGFTYPDTSAPALHCLSVTIPKGCRTAVIGHNGSGKSTLFLHALGILRPQSGRVSWKGKPLEYGKKELVSLRRNVGLVFQDPEQQLIMSTPLDDVSFGLRSLGLEQAVIQQRSQEALERLGLGGFGDKPIHQLSLGQKKRTALAGVMAMEPELILLDEPTAYLDPLSEALLLEGLEAIHGKGTTVVMATHDMDLAYRWADWLIVLSGGQCYASGTPEQVFSDPEVMQSIGLGLPILADLWHSLPQKAIAGMAAPRNVGEMKELLQQFVK, from the coding sequence ATGGAGCAGGCGGCAGATTATATGGTTTTTGAGCAGCTGGGATTTACCTATCCCGACACCAGTGCGCCTGCGCTGCACTGCTTGTCGGTGACTATTCCCAAGGGATGCAGGACAGCTGTCATCGGCCATAATGGCTCAGGCAAATCGACGCTGTTCTTGCATGCGCTAGGGATTCTCCGCCCGCAGAGCGGCAGGGTAAGCTGGAAAGGCAAACCCCTGGAGTATGGCAAAAAAGAGCTGGTCTCCCTGCGGCGTAACGTCGGCCTGGTATTCCAGGACCCGGAGCAGCAGCTTATTATGAGCACGCCGCTGGACGATGTGTCCTTTGGACTGCGCAGCCTGGGACTGGAGCAAGCAGTCATTCAGCAGCGCAGCCAGGAGGCGCTGGAGCGGCTGGGCCTTGGCGGATTCGGTGATAAGCCGATCCACCAGCTCAGCCTGGGGCAGAAGAAACGGACTGCGCTCGCCGGTGTGATGGCGATGGAGCCAGAGCTGATTCTGCTGGATGAGCCGACGGCGTATCTGGACCCGCTCTCTGAAGCGTTGCTGCTGGAAGGGCTGGAGGCCATTCACGGCAAGGGAACGACCGTAGTCATGGCGACACACGACATGGACCTGGCCTACCGCTGGGCGGACTGGCTGATTGTGCTGTCCGGGGGACAGTGTTATGCGTCCGGGACGCCTGAGCAAGTGTTCTCCGACCCGGAAGTGATGCAGTCTATAGGGCTTGGGCTGCCCATACTGGCCGATCTTTGGCACAGCCTGCCACAGAAGGCTATTGCCGGTATGGCCGCTCCGCGTAATGTTGGCGAGATGAAGGAGCTGCTGCAGCAATTCGTGAAGTGA
- the cobJ gene encoding precorrin-3B C(17)-methyltransferase, whose translation MREKQGKLLIIGFGPGALEHITGRALAALDESDAVIGYNTYVELIRPLLRDQEIVGTGMTEEVSRAQEAVRRAEEGQTIAVISSGDAGVYGMAGLVYEVLIERGWSRENGVEVEVIPGVSAIQSCSSLLGAPVMHDSCTISLSDHLTPWETIAARVEAAGAADFVVAFYNPRSGKRTRQIEEAREILLRYRDPATPVGIVRSAYRDRQQTVVTTLQDMLEHEIGMLSTVIVGNSATAVYEGLMVTPRGYERKYSLAAQTQALKPHERLRTAAEPWSLDAADADSGLSRMRPKQQRKTVLLVGHGSRIEAGNEELRAFAAQLAARRPELKFETCFIELCRPSISEGIDNCIRSGAEAVYVVPIILFAAGHSKLDIPQAIDRAKQKYPGMRFIYGRPIGMHEHAAEILLDRIKQAVPLLPPDQGQQEPAGLPAKIADKDTVVLLMGRGGSDPDANSDFYKLTRLLWEKTPYQSVEACFIAITGPLLPEGLERCLKLQARRIIVLPYLLFTGVLMKQFAEAVAAFAAAHPEIAVEMGSYLGGHPLLAEILSKRIDETLSGQVAANCDLCKYRSEAAEHHHHEHEHDHGHHCQHDNGHGNHHHEHEHEHDHDHGHHGQHDNGHEYHHHEHDHDHGHHCQHDNGHGNHHHEHDHDHGHHHEEHHHNEQEHEHEHEAQHSHHERDQGKHEQHSHNDLGHHSHDDHRHEHEHGHRQHDHQDHHHHHAANQELSQGNDPTDQRENQAAASDQPAIPETPASSAGLR comes from the coding sequence ATGAGGGAGAAACAAGGCAAGCTGCTGATTATTGGTTTTGGCCCCGGCGCACTGGAGCATATTACGGGCCGGGCGTTGGCGGCGCTTGATGAGAGTGACGCGGTAATTGGCTATAACACCTATGTGGAGCTGATCCGGCCGCTGCTGCGGGATCAGGAGATTGTCGGCACCGGCATGACCGAGGAGGTCAGCCGGGCACAGGAAGCGGTGCGCAGAGCGGAGGAAGGGCAGACCATCGCGGTCATCTCCAGCGGCGACGCCGGAGTGTACGGCATGGCCGGTCTGGTCTATGAAGTGCTGATAGAGCGGGGCTGGAGCCGAGAGAACGGAGTGGAGGTCGAGGTGATTCCCGGCGTATCGGCAATTCAGTCCTGTTCCTCGCTGCTGGGAGCGCCGGTTATGCATGACAGCTGCACGATCAGTCTGAGCGACCATCTGACGCCGTGGGAGACGATCGCAGCCCGGGTGGAGGCTGCGGGCGCGGCGGACTTCGTCGTCGCGTTCTATAACCCGCGCAGCGGGAAGCGGACGCGCCAGATCGAAGAGGCGCGCGAGATTCTGCTGCGGTACCGTGATCCTGCTACGCCGGTGGGGATTGTCCGCAGCGCGTACCGTGACCGGCAGCAGACCGTTGTGACCACGCTCCAGGATATGCTTGAGCATGAGATCGGGATGCTGTCGACGGTGATTGTCGGCAATTCAGCCACGGCAGTGTATGAGGGCCTGATGGTGACTCCGCGAGGGTACGAGCGGAAATATAGTCTTGCGGCGCAGACCCAGGCGTTGAAGCCGCATGAGCGGCTGCGCACGGCGGCGGAGCCTTGGTCGCTGGACGCGGCGGACGCTGATAGCGGACTGTCCCGAATGCGCCCGAAGCAGCAGCGCAAAACCGTGCTGCTGGTGGGACACGGCAGCCGCATAGAGGCGGGCAATGAGGAGCTACGCGCGTTCGCCGCGCAGCTTGCGGCGCGGCGGCCGGAGCTGAAGTTCGAGACCTGCTTCATAGAGCTGTGCCGTCCCTCCATCAGCGAGGGAATCGACAACTGCATCCGCAGCGGGGCGGAGGCGGTATATGTGGTGCCGATTATTTTGTTCGCGGCAGGACACTCCAAGCTGGATATTCCGCAGGCGATCGACCGTGCCAAGCAGAAATATCCGGGGATGCGTTTCATATATGGCCGGCCAATTGGCATGCATGAGCACGCAGCGGAGATTCTGCTGGACCGTATCAAGCAGGCTGTCCCGCTACTGCCGCCTGATCAAGGTCAACAGGAGCCAGCCGGGCTGCCGGCAAAGATTGCCGATAAGGATACGGTAGTCCTGCTGATGGGACGCGGAGGCAGTGACCCGGATGCCAACAGTGATTTCTATAAATTGACCCGGCTGCTCTGGGAGAAAACACCCTATCAAAGCGTTGAAGCTTGTTTCATTGCAATTACCGGTCCGTTGCTGCCGGAGGGACTGGAACGCTGCTTGAAGCTGCAGGCACGCAGAATTATTGTGCTGCCCTATCTGCTGTTCACGGGCGTGCTTATGAAGCAGTTTGCTGAGGCGGTTGCTGCTTTTGCCGCCGCACATCCCGAGATCGCAGTGGAGATGGGCTCTTATCTGGGTGGGCACCCACTGCTGGCCGAGATCCTGTCCAAGCGGATTGACGAGACGCTGTCAGGCCAGGTTGCAGCCAATTGTGATCTGTGCAAGTACCGCAGCGAAGCTGCCGAGCACCACCATCATGAGCATGAGCATGACCACGGACATCACTGCCAGCACGACAACGGACATGGGAACCACCATCATGAGCATGAGCATGAGCATGATCATGACCATGGACATCACGGCCAGCACGACAACGGACATGAGTACCACCATCATGAGCATGATCATGACCACGGACATCACTGCCAGCATGACAACGGACATGGGAACCACCATCATGAGCATGATCATGACCACGGACATCATCATGAGGAGCACCACCATAATGAGCAAGAACATGAACATGAACATGAGGCGCAGCATAGTCATCATGAGCGTGATCAGGGAAAGCATGAGCAGCATAGCCACAATGACCTCGGACATCACAGCCACGATGACCACAGGCACGAACATGAACATGGTCACCGTCAACATGACCACCAGGATCACCACCACCATCACGCTGCAAATCAGGAGCTGAGCCAGGGCAATGATCCGACTGATCAGCGGGAGAATCAGGCCGCAGCGTCTGACCAGCCTGCCATTCCGGAAACTCCGGCTTCCAGCGCAGGCTTGAGGTAA
- the cobK gene encoding precorrin-6A reductase encodes MIFMLCGTSDARELALVLRSRGLPLLASVVTPSAADRLQEASIPTRTGRLDQQAMIQLLQDIGCRAVVDASHPFAEQAHANGRAAAAALGLPYYRYERPSREYESHPRLIRCDSYEEAALQAKQLKGSVMLTTGGKTLEVFARQLIGDPDITLTVRLLPCLENIEKCLSLGIQQRNIIGMQGPFSRELNEALYRQYGTRVMITKESGAEGSVDEKLHSALDMGLHVILIARPPARGAAVFDSFTALADALEQQPADRRYIQE; translated from the coding sequence GTGATCTTTATGTTATGCGGAACGAGCGACGCGAGGGAGCTGGCGCTGGTGCTGCGCAGTCGCGGTCTGCCGCTGCTGGCGTCGGTGGTGACGCCCAGCGCGGCAGACCGCCTGCAGGAAGCTTCCATCCCTACCCGCACGGGTAGGCTGGATCAGCAGGCGATGATCCAGCTTTTGCAGGACATCGGCTGCCGTGCGGTGGTGGATGCAAGCCACCCTTTTGCTGAGCAGGCACATGCCAATGGCAGAGCCGCTGCAGCGGCTCTGGGGCTTCCCTACTATCGCTATGAGCGGCCGAGTCGTGAGTATGAGAGCCATCCAAGGCTGATCCGTTGCGATTCTTATGAAGAAGCCGCGCTTCAGGCCAAGCAGCTGAAAGGCTCGGTTATGCTGACGACGGGCGGCAAGACACTGGAGGTTTTTGCCCGGCAGCTAATTGGTGACCCCGACATTACACTGACGGTAAGGCTGCTGCCCTGCCTGGAGAATATTGAGAAATGCCTGTCTCTGGGGATTCAGCAGCGGAATATTATCGGAATGCAGGGGCCTTTTTCGCGTGAGCTGAATGAGGCGCTCTACCGCCAATATGGCACCCGGGTGATGATTACGAAGGAGAGCGGAGCAGAGGGTTCGGTGGATGAGAAGCTACACAGTGCGCTGGATATGGGGCTGCATGTGATTCTGATTGCCCGTCCTCCCGCCCGGGGGGCTGCGGTGTTTGATTCCTTCACCGCACTTGCCGATGCACTGGAACAGCAGCCGGCAGACCGGCGCTACATACAAGAATAG
- a CDS encoding precorrin-8X methylmutase: MDFGTDFKPLTVQPQEIEGLSFAMIAEELGAHDFTVPQFAVVQRVIHATADFELGRSLVFHPRAVEAGITAIRQGMPIIADVRMIEAGIAKQRIQARGGEVRVHIADEDVAQQAKALGVTRAIIAMRKACAEAPGGIYVIGNAPTALLELIRLVKEGEASPGLVIGVPVGFVSAAESKDELRKLNIPYITNIGRKGGSTVAVAAVNALSLLAERQQ, from the coding sequence ATGGACTTTGGAACGGATTTCAAGCCGCTGACCGTACAACCGCAGGAAATTGAAGGGCTGAGCTTCGCGATGATAGCGGAGGAGCTGGGAGCGCATGATTTCACTGTGCCGCAGTTTGCAGTGGTGCAGCGTGTTATTCATGCTACGGCTGATTTCGAACTGGGGCGCAGCCTGGTGTTCCATCCCCGGGCAGTGGAGGCGGGTATCACGGCGATCCGTCAGGGCATGCCGATTATTGCGGATGTTCGCATGATTGAGGCCGGGATCGCCAAGCAGCGGATTCAAGCCAGGGGCGGTGAGGTTCGGGTGCATATAGCGGATGAGGATGTGGCGCAGCAAGCGAAGGCGCTGGGAGTCACCCGGGCGATTATTGCCATGCGCAAGGCCTGTGCTGAAGCACCCGGAGGCATCTATGTGATCGGCAACGCGCCTACAGCGCTGCTGGAATTAATCCGTCTTGTAAAAGAAGGCGAGGCCTCACCGGGACTTGTCATCGGTGTACCGGTAGGGTTCGTGTCTGCGGCCGAGTCGAAGGATGAGCTGCGCAAGCTGAATATTCCTTATATCACGAATATTGGCCGCAAGGGGGGCAGCACGGTTGCTGTCGCTGCAGTCAATGCGCTCAGCCTGCTGGCCGAGCGTCAACAGTGA
- a CDS encoding cobalt-precorrin-5B (C(1))-methyltransferase: MEASESDVVEAKVAETATGAEAPPLRRGFTTGSCAAAAAKGAALLLITGEAPEAVDIDLPAGFRHTFQLTGPRWDAGTLAVCATVKDAGDDPDATHLAVIEAAVSWRAEAGVEIDGGHGVGRVTKPGLPVPVGEAAINPVPRAMIREAVSAVLEEHGAARGVRVVISVPEGEAIARKTLNARLGILGGISILGTRGVVTPFSTAAYKASVKQAISVAAASGNREVVLTTGGSSEKYAIAMFAQLPEEAFIQMGEYVGFSLDHAKAYGLRKVTLVGMAGKYSKVAQGAMLIHSKSAPVDFGFLARLAAEAGAEETLVREVAGANTASQVVDLMTEAGNFSFFENMCRYACRNCLEHVGGGMTVEMVLITMKGRVLGRAEIRG, from the coding sequence ATGGAAGCGTCGGAGTCGGACGTTGTGGAAGCAAAGGTGGCGGAAACGGCAACGGGGGCTGAAGCGCCACCGCTGCGCCGGGGATTCACCACCGGCTCCTGTGCAGCCGCTGCCGCCAAGGGGGCGGCGCTGCTGCTGATTACCGGTGAAGCCCCGGAGGCTGTAGACATTGACCTGCCGGCAGGCTTCCGCCACACTTTTCAGCTGACAGGGCCGCGCTGGGATGCCGGTACCTTGGCGGTCTGTGCCACGGTGAAGGATGCCGGTGATGATCCGGACGCCACGCATCTGGCGGTGATCGAAGCCGCTGTCAGCTGGCGCGCAGAGGCCGGGGTGGAGATAGACGGCGGCCACGGTGTAGGCCGGGTGACCAAGCCCGGGCTGCCGGTACCGGTGGGCGAAGCGGCGATCAACCCTGTGCCCCGCGCGATGATCCGCGAGGCGGTATCCGCGGTGCTGGAGGAGCATGGCGCAGCGCGTGGGGTGCGGGTAGTGATCAGCGTGCCGGAAGGCGAGGCCATCGCGCGGAAGACGCTGAACGCCAGGCTTGGCATTCTGGGCGGGATTTCGATTCTGGGCACACGCGGCGTAGTGACGCCATTCTCTACCGCAGCCTACAAGGCGAGCGTCAAGCAGGCGATCTCGGTGGCTGCTGCCAGCGGGAACCGTGAGGTGGTGCTGACCACCGGAGGCAGCAGTGAGAAATATGCAATAGCGATGTTTGCACAGCTGCCGGAGGAAGCTTTTATCCAGATGGGCGAATATGTCGGCTTCTCACTGGATCACGCCAAAGCCTATGGCCTTCGCAAGGTTACGCTGGTGGGTATGGCCGGCAAATACTCCAAGGTGGCGCAGGGCGCCATGCTGATCCATTCCAAAAGCGCGCCAGTGGACTTTGGCTTTCTGGCCCGGCTCGCCGCAGAGGCGGGAGCGGAGGAAACGCTGGTCCGGGAGGTTGCCGGTGCGAATACAGCGTCACAGGTCGTTGACCTGATGACGGAGGCGGGAAACTTTAGTTTTTTTGAGAACATGTGCCGGTATGCCTGCAGGAATTGCCTGGAGCATGTCGGCGGCGGCATGACTGTGGAGATGGTATTGATTACGATGAAGGGCCGAGTGCTGGGAAGGGCGGAAATCCGTGGGTAA
- the cbiE gene encoding precorrin-6y C5,15-methyltransferase (decarboxylating) subunit CbiE — translation MGNLIHIIGIGEDGAGGLAPYSLRKVLESEVLLGGERQLAFFNGYAGEKRVLKGGLGGLPERLKVLSQTQSVVVLASGDPLFFGIAGYLSSRLGAERVEVIPHYSSVQLAFARLGDSWQDAELVSLHGRPLSGLAQRIDGKAKVALLTDETNTPGRIAAYLLEFGMTEYEAYVCERLGGPQERCRLWTLAELALEQEPGAANIAALNVVILRRKQGDDAAGDLNGQQRRGFAYPDEAFQQRKPERGLITKREVRALVLSELNLAEDAVVWDIGSGSGAVAAECARIARLGKVYALEKGAENLPNMEANRHRFRADFTIIQAKAPEGLAQLPDPDAVFIGGSGGELAAIIAHCAVRLRPLGRIVVGAITIETLHGSLEALRQAGLAVEVTMLQASRGKPILGMTRFEGMNPVYVVSGRK, via the coding sequence GTGGGTAACCTTATACACATCATTGGGATCGGCGAAGATGGGGCCGGAGGGCTGGCTCCGTACAGTCTGCGGAAGGTGCTGGAGAGCGAGGTGCTGCTCGGAGGCGAGCGGCAGCTGGCTTTTTTCAACGGCTATGCAGGAGAGAAAAGGGTACTCAAAGGCGGTCTGGGCGGCTTGCCTGAGCGGCTGAAGGTGCTTAGCCAGACACAGAGCGTTGTGGTGCTGGCTTCGGGCGATCCGCTGTTTTTTGGAATTGCCGGGTATTTGTCGAGCAGGCTCGGAGCGGAGCGGGTGGAGGTAATTCCGCATTACAGCAGCGTACAGCTGGCATTCGCCCGGCTGGGAGACAGCTGGCAGGATGCGGAGCTGGTCAGCCTGCACGGTCGGCCGCTCTCCGGGCTGGCCCAGCGGATTGACGGCAAGGCGAAGGTTGCGCTGCTGACCGATGAAACGAATACCCCGGGGCGGATCGCCGCTTATCTGCTTGAATTCGGAATGACTGAATATGAAGCGTATGTCTGTGAACGGCTGGGCGGACCGCAGGAGCGCTGCCGCCTCTGGACGCTTGCGGAGCTGGCGCTGGAGCAGGAGCCGGGGGCGGCAAATATCGCCGCCCTGAATGTGGTGATACTGCGCCGCAAGCAGGGAGATGATGCGGCCGGGGATCTAAATGGGCAACAGCGGCGCGGTTTCGCCTACCCGGATGAGGCTTTCCAGCAGCGCAAGCCGGAGCGAGGCCTGATTACGAAACGTGAGGTACGCGCGCTGGTGCTGTCGGAGCTGAACCTGGCCGAGGATGCCGTGGTCTGGGATATCGGCTCCGGCTCGGGAGCCGTAGCGGCGGAATGTGCACGGATAGCCCGTCTTGGCAAGGTGTATGCTCTGGAAAAAGGAGCCGAGAACCTGCCGAATATGGAAGCCAACCGGCACCGTTTTCGCGCTGACTTCACCATTATTCAGGCCAAAGCGCCAGAGGGCTTGGCGCAGCTGCCTGATCCCGACGCCGTGTTTATCGGCGGCAGCGGCGGCGAGCTGGCGGCGATTATAGCGCACTGCGCAGTCCGGCTGCGGCCGCTGGGCCGTATTGTAGTCGGGGCGATCACGATAGAAACGCTGCACGGAAGCCTGGAGGCCTTGCGGCAGGCCGGTCTGGCCGTCGAAGTGACGATGCTGCAGGCCTCGCGGGGTAAGCCGATCCTCGGTATGACCCGGTTCGAGGGCATGAATCCGGTGTATGTCGTGAGTGGACGGAAGTAG
- the tnpC gene encoding IS66 family transposase — MIARRHNRILQDKLECLHRTLAELRARLNELEIHNAALTAKLIERDAKIKEQEIEIKELKQRLGQDSTNSHFPSSRDLKRKPQNNRTPGGKKGAPKGHPGHTLKFSATPDETILHPLTQCPDCQMSLADVPAATYQSRQVFEMPEPRIHITEHRAQQKHCPCCRKKQQAAFPEGVRAYVQYGPRLMAFSAYLHGYQLLPLARLSELLYVLTGCKPSERTLLGQIEATSGTLSPYIEQIREAVLGSPVIHSDETGARVQKKEKWVHVNSTPDWTLLGVADSRGSEGMKTLRVLDAYLGTVVHDGYGSYFKQDTFVFEHALCNAHLMRDCKGIALYDKQAWASQMLALLKESWDLEQQARQTDCRLSQETIQQLEQRYDEILEQSQAELVNVPIPTKTGPRGRKSNSKAGNLAARFSKHKEAILKFLHSPAVPFDNNQAERDLRMVVVKQKISGCFRASDSPEWFATIRSFISTLIKQERPVLASLMLASSGSFSFTPIGGRK; from the coding sequence GTGATTGCCAGAAGACATAACCGAATCCTTCAAGATAAGTTAGAATGTCTCCATCGTACTCTCGCTGAGCTTCGCGCCAGACTGAACGAACTGGAAATCCACAACGCTGCCCTTACCGCGAAACTTATAGAGCGGGATGCCAAAATCAAGGAACAAGAGATCGAAATCAAAGAACTCAAGCAGCGGCTTGGGCAAGACTCGACCAACAGTCACTTTCCCTCCTCCCGGGATCTGAAGCGCAAACCTCAGAACAACCGTACGCCGGGAGGGAAAAAAGGAGCGCCCAAAGGACATCCAGGACATACGCTGAAGTTCTCTGCTACGCCAGATGAAACGATTCTTCATCCTTTGACGCAATGTCCAGACTGTCAAATGTCCTTAGCTGACGTACCCGCTGCCACCTACCAATCGCGGCAGGTCTTTGAGATGCCCGAGCCGAGAATCCACATCACGGAGCACCGGGCCCAGCAAAAACATTGCCCTTGCTGCCGCAAGAAGCAACAGGCGGCTTTTCCAGAAGGTGTGCGGGCGTATGTGCAATATGGCCCCAGGCTGATGGCTTTTTCGGCCTATCTGCATGGATACCAATTGTTGCCGCTTGCCCGATTAAGCGAACTTTTGTATGTCCTGACCGGATGTAAACCGAGTGAGAGGACCCTGCTGGGACAGATTGAAGCCACGTCCGGGACGTTGTCACCCTATATCGAGCAGATTCGGGAAGCCGTGCTGGGAAGCCCCGTCATTCATTCGGATGAAACGGGCGCCCGGGTCCAGAAGAAGGAAAAATGGGTCCATGTCAACAGTACGCCCGACTGGACGCTGCTCGGCGTAGCCGACAGCCGGGGAAGTGAAGGCATGAAAACCCTCCGGGTGCTGGATGCATACCTGGGAACGGTGGTCCATGACGGCTACGGCTCTTATTTCAAACAAGACACCTTTGTCTTTGAACACGCCTTGTGCAATGCCCACCTGATGCGGGATTGTAAGGGGATTGCCTTATATGATAAGCAGGCGTGGGCAAGCCAGATGCTGGCTTTGCTCAAGGAAAGCTGGGACCTGGAGCAGCAGGCTCGCCAGACGGATTGCCGGCTCAGCCAAGAAACGATCCAGCAGCTGGAACAGCGCTACGACGAGATTCTGGAGCAGAGTCAGGCGGAACTGGTGAACGTCCCGATCCCAACCAAGACGGGTCCACGGGGACGTAAGAGCAACAGTAAGGCAGGCAACCTTGCGGCTCGCTTCAGTAAACACAAGGAAGCCATTCTAAAGTTCTTGCATAGCCCCGCCGTCCCGTTTGACAACAACCAAGCCGAGCGCGATTTACGCATGGTGGTCGTCAAACAAAAGATCTCGGGCTGCTTCCGCGCCTCCGATTCTCCTGAATGGTTCGCTACCATCCGCAGTTTCATCTCCACCTTGATTAAGCAAGAACGCCCTGTTCTGGCTAGCTTAATGCTGGCTTCTTCCGGCTCATTTTCTTTTACTCCCATTGGGGGTCGTAAGTAG